A single genomic interval of Sander lucioperca isolate FBNREF2018 chromosome 9, SLUC_FBN_1.2, whole genome shotgun sequence harbors:
- the LOC116046059 gene encoding histamine H3 receptor — translation MSEEHTDSNSSRYYFDNTSTRVQSSFVFSGPMFVILMVMMVTLVIVIVLGNALVIVAFKVDKSLRKQCNYYFLNLAISDFLVGAFCIPVYMPYILTGKWTMGQGLCKLWLVMDYLLCSASVFNIVLISYDRFLSVTRAVSYRARQGMTHQAIVKMIAVWVLAFVLYGPAIIFWELVVGKSHVPKDECFAEFYYSWYFLLSASMLEFFSPFISVAFFNLSIYLNIRRRRLHSREAQLQLQLSESASAQEKGIPLSHNWWFGMKLAVRGSIQSQTSSPTLGKLDPSTSRAVQPSRLSRDKKIAKSLAIIVCVFAICWAPYTLLMIIRAACRGRCIQHHWYEVTFWLLWLNSAINPFLYPLCHSSFRRAFSKILCPRRHTTPPSSVLRSGQ, via the exons ATGTCGGAGGAACACACTGATTCGAACTCAAGTCGGTACTATTTTGACAACACCTCTACTAGAGTCCAGAGCAGCTTCGTGTTTTCAGGACCCATGTTTGTCATtttgatggtgatgatggtgactTTGGTCATTGTGATAGTTTTGGGTAACGCACTGGTCATTGTGGCCTTTAAAGTGGACAAGAGTTTGAGGAAACAATGTAATTACTACTTCCTAAATTTGGCAATATCAGATTTTCTTGTAG GGGCATTCTGCATCCCAGTCTACATGCCTTACATCCTCACAGGCAAGTGGACAATGGGTCAAGGACTGTGCAAGCTGTGGCTGGTCATGGACTACCTGCTTTGTTCCGCATCTGTCTTCAACATTGTCCTTATCAGCTACGACCGCTTCCTGTCAGTCACCAGAGCA GTAAGTTACCGCGCCAGACAGGGCATGACTCATCAAGCCATAGTCAAGATGATTGCTGTCTGGGTGCTAGCCTTTGTCCTGTATGGCCCAGCTATCATATTCTGGGAACTGGTGGTGGGCAAAAGCCACGTGCCAAAGGATGAGTGTTTTGCGGAGTTCTATTACTCTTGGTACTTCCTTCTGAGTGCCTCTATGCTGGAGTTCTTTTCTCCTTTCATCTCTGTGGCTTTCTTCAACCTCAGCATTTACCTCAACATACGCAGGAGGAGGCTCCACAGCAGGGAGGCCCAGCTCCAACTTCAACTGAGTGAATCTGCCTCTGCCCAGGAGAAAGGTATCCCCCTGTCCCACAACTGGTGGTTTGGGATGAAACTGGCTGTAAGAGGCTCTATCCAATCCCAGACCTCCTCTCCCACTTTGGGTAAACTAGATCCCTCAACCAGCAGGGCTGTCCAGCCTAGCCGTCTGTCCAGGGATAAGAAAATTGCTAAGTCCCTGGCCatcatagtgtgtgtgtttgccatcTGCTGGGCACCGTACACCCTACTGATGATCATCCGTGCTGCCTGCAGAGGGCGGTGCATCCAGCATCACTGGTACGAGGTCACCTTCTGGCTCCTGTGGCTCAACTCTGCTATTAACCCATTCCTGTACCCGCTTTGCCACAGTAGCTTCCGCAGGGCCTTTAGCAAGATTCTCTGCCCAAGGCGGCATACTACTCCCCCATCATCTGTCCTTCGTTCTGGCCAGTGA